AGACGCTTATTGTGCTCATCAGCCCCAGAAGGTAGTGCCCTCCCTCCAAAACTATATGTATCACCATTACCTTTGGAAGCACTTGAAGTCTGTCTATCAGACTCCACCTTAGAAACAGTGTTTATACAAGCTTTATAGCTATCAGTAGCTCGGTGCTCATTCCAATACTTCTTCCTCTGTTCTAATTGTTCCATTGCAGCACAAACATATGGAAGCTTTTCTAAATCATCAACAAGCCCTGAATCTGCCCTAGCCAACCAGCTATCTAAATCTGACATGGCTTGTCTGACAGACAGATCAACATCTGAAGTAAATGTGAACTTTGAAAAGGGGTCATATATGTCCTCACTAGACTGCATGGAGCTCatctctattttatttttccaagATGGAACAAATGAATCTTTTTGTCGCGTTAGAAGCATAAACTCTATAGTATCACCTAGACAATGTTGTCTAACATCCTCAATATAGATGGTGTACAGATCCTTCTGGGATACCATTACAAAACATAAGGGGCATCTTTTGAAGCACTCACGTTTCTGATCCTCCTCACCCATTAACAAGTATTGCAGAATACACGGGAAGCAAAAAATATGACCACATGAGGTTATTTGCGGGCATTGAGGATCTTCCAAACAAATTGGACACTGCACTGGAAATGGGGTAGAATACCTCACACAAATAATATCCTCCCATAATAACATCTTATCCGGATCCATCGATTCAGGCATGTAATTTCCAGTATCCAACACAACAAACTTGAAATTTGCCTGAAGGAACAAATCTTTGTTATAAGGCTTTATCTTCCGCTGCCTTCTTGGAGGATGTCCCCGTGGCTGTGGACGAGAGCGAGCAATAGGGTCATAATGAAAATTCAGCAAGTGGTTACCATTCATCATCTGAGTTCTTCTCCCTGCTGAATGTATAGCACTTCCATGAGCCACCGTACCTTGATGATTTCGAGTAGAAACCACATCTTCGGATATTTTCCTTCTAGAATGGGATTTTTTCCCCCTGTTTCCGTGTAGTGAAGTTGTCTTAACATTTGGCGTGTCAACTTCACTCAACTGATCCTAACAGATAAGAAGGATAATTTGAACTTATTAGCAATGAATGGATAAACTTTTACTCCttaaacatcatgaatcttccaTTCCAATGTTTGAGTTCCCTAATAGTTGACAAGGACGCATAACAGTTGTAAAGTTTTACCATTTAACCCTACCTTTTCGTTAAAATAACAGAATTCAGGAGGGGTAAACAAAATGGGATCCACGAGCAATAGTATGAAACTTACCTGTTTGGAGGATCCACCTGAACCGTGTGCATCGGAAGCCAAGGGGCCTGCcataaaaaaatgtaatttttaggttttaataaaaagggaaaagaaacttTTATTACGACTTAGGACAGCACTAAAATGACAGAAAACAAGAAATCCAGATTAGGATTCGAGGAAGAAGTCAAAGAAACCAAGAAGGGATAAATATGGAAGGGGGAATACCTGGAGGAGAAGCGGAGAGAGGGAGAGGATCAGAGACGTGGAGAGATCCAAAGGAGATGGGAGGAGAGGATTGGAGGTTGCCATGATTGGGATTAGGGTTTAGAGAGAGAGATTGGGAAGACGACGCTGTGGAACCTTGAACTTGTGAGGGCAAGATGGACATGAAAATCTTCAAAGCTGGGTTTGGGGATTGGGGAATGGGGAGTGTGGTGTTCGGTGATTGCGTTTGCGTTTTCAGCCTACGGGGCTTATTATTGAGGAAAGGTAGGGAGAGAATCTACCGCATACTGACCGAATTTAGATTTATAGACTCTGCAATTACTCTAAC
The Gossypium arboreum isolate Shixiya-1 chromosome 10, ASM2569848v2, whole genome shotgun sequence genome window above contains:
- the LOC108489373 gene encoding uncharacterized protein LOC108489373 isoform X3 encodes the protein MSILPSQVQGSTASSSQSLSLNPNPNHGNLQSSPPISFGSLHVSDPLPLSASPPGPLASDAHGSGGSSKQDQLSEVDTPNVKTTSLHGNRGKKSHSRRKISEDVVSTRNHQGTVAHGSAIHSAGRRTQMMNGNHLLNFHYDPIARSRPQPRGHPPRRQRKIKPYNKDLFLQANFKFVVLDTGNYMPESMDPDKMLLWEDIICVRYSTPFPVQCPICLEDPQCPQITSCGHIFCFPCILQYLLMGEEDQKRECFKRCPLCFVMVSQKDLYTIYIEDVRQHCLGDTIEFMLLTRQKDSFVPSWKNKIEMSSMQSSEDIYDPFSKFTFTSDVDLSVRQAMSDLDSWLARADSGLVDDLEKLPYVCAAMEQLEQRKKYWNEHRATDSYKACINTVSKVESDRQTSSASKGNGDTYSFGGRALPSGADEHNKRLHSLRADISNGGNGLDQSAVVVESLDAEGTFLYSSCEESKNLQECLGGSKDAKDNGSKDAKDNDSYSFYQAVDGQHIILHPLNVKCLLHHYGSYGSLPHRVSGRILELETITQSEAVRRRYRYLSHFSLTTTFQLCEIDLSGVLPPDALHPFMDEIKKREKQRKQLARKEQKEKIKAEVAAAVQFTPMISNFGHCSYNDSPTFSMDDFEGSRSSATPSFANVISRAKAAENLQTPKMNEIGKKGKKGGRVLLSTAGGRRY
- the LOC108489373 gene encoding uncharacterized protein LOC108489373 isoform X1, producing MSILPSQVQGSTASSSQSLSLNPNPNHGNLQSSPPISFGSLHVSDPLPLSASPPGPLASDAHGSGGSSKQDQLSEVDTPNVKTTSLHGNRGKKSHSRRKISEDVVSTRNHQGTVAHGSAIHSAGRRTQMMNGNHLLNFHYDPIARSRPQPRGHPPRRQRKIKPYNKDLFLQANFKFVVLDTGNYMPESMDPDKMLLWEDIICVRYSTPFPVQCPICLEDPQCPQITSCGHIFCFPCILQYLLMGEEDQKRECFKRCPLCFVMVSQKDLYTIYIEDVRQHCLGDTIEFMLLTRQKDSFVPSWKNKIEMSSMQSSEDIYDPFSKFTFTSDVDLSVRQAMSDLDSWLARADSGLVDDLEKLPYVCAAMEQLEQRKKYWNEHRATDSYKACINTVSKVESDRQTSSASKGNGDTYSFGGRALPSGADEHNKRLHSLRADISNGGNGLDQSAVVVESLDAEGTFLYSSCEESKNLQECLGGSKDAKDNGSKDAKDNDSYSFYQAVDGQHIILHPLNVKCLLHHYGSYGSLPHRVSGRILELETITQSEAVRRRYRYLSHFSLTTTFQLCEIDLSGVLPPDALHPFMDEIKKREKQRKQLARKEQKEKIKAEVAAAVQFTPMISNFGHCSYNDSPTFSMDDFEALGSSTVISSSPPVTGERKLFSNVTRLGFAAAHDSPSLKIEEGNGMHNNEGATDSTGSACSRSSATPSFANVISRAKAAENLQTPKMNEIGKKGKKGGRVLLSTAGGRRY
- the LOC108489373 gene encoding uncharacterized protein LOC108489373 isoform X2; this translates as MSILPSQVQGSTASSSQSLSLNPNPNHGNLQSSPPISFGSLHVSDPLPLSASPPGPLASDAHGSGGSSKQLSEVDTPNVKTTSLHGNRGKKSHSRRKISEDVVSTRNHQGTVAHGSAIHSAGRRTQMMNGNHLLNFHYDPIARSRPQPRGHPPRRQRKIKPYNKDLFLQANFKFVVLDTGNYMPESMDPDKMLLWEDIICVRYSTPFPVQCPICLEDPQCPQITSCGHIFCFPCILQYLLMGEEDQKRECFKRCPLCFVMVSQKDLYTIYIEDVRQHCLGDTIEFMLLTRQKDSFVPSWKNKIEMSSMQSSEDIYDPFSKFTFTSDVDLSVRQAMSDLDSWLARADSGLVDDLEKLPYVCAAMEQLEQRKKYWNEHRATDSYKACINTVSKVESDRQTSSASKGNGDTYSFGGRALPSGADEHNKRLHSLRADISNGGNGLDQSAVVVESLDAEGTFLYSSCEESKNLQECLGGSKDAKDNGSKDAKDNDSYSFYQAVDGQHIILHPLNVKCLLHHYGSYGSLPHRVSGRILELETITQSEAVRRRYRYLSHFSLTTTFQLCEIDLSGVLPPDALHPFMDEIKKREKQRKQLARKEQKEKIKAEVAAAVQFTPMISNFGHCSYNDSPTFSMDDFEALGSSTVISSSPPVTGERKLFSNVTRLGFAAAHDSPSLKIEEGNGMHNNEGATDSTGSACSRSSATPSFANVISRAKAAENLQTPKMNEIGKKGKKGGRVLLSTAGGRRY